In Dioscorea cayenensis subsp. rotundata cultivar TDr96_F1 chromosome 11, TDr96_F1_v2_PseudoChromosome.rev07_lg8_w22 25.fasta, whole genome shotgun sequence, a single genomic region encodes these proteins:
- the LOC120272167 gene encoding pentatricopeptide repeat-containing protein At2g45350, chloroplastic-like, whose translation MLALARASPPPNDEPFVFPKCTTRRHADELHAHLLTSGVHLNPSTTSRLILHLCSSPSPPLHLLARRLLPLHSISDPFLYNALIKASSNGPNPLNALLAFSFLLSYGVSPDPFSFSPSLTAARTSSLSAECGLYIAARQVFDRMPVRDTVSWNSMLDAYVRAKKFSSALEIFYAMNDDEKNLISWNSMIGGCARSLNGIGIARQLFDQMPAPDSVSWNLMIDGYVKQGMMDEALELFDKMPERDVIAWACMIKGYMDAGNVELGQRLFDEMPERDVIAWNIMITGYVKNGMINEALLIFMKMQVEGRIVPDDTTLVTALSAISELGRTRLQATFFNLIV comes from the exons ATGCTGGCGTTAGCGCGTGCCAGCCCACCACCGAACGACGAACCCTTCGTCTTCCCCAAATGCACCACTCGCCGGCACGCCGACGAGCTCCACGCCCACCTCCTCACCTCCGGCGTCCACCTCAACCCTTCTACCACCTCCCGCCTCATCCTTCATCTCTGCTCCTCACCCTCCCCCCCACTCCACCTCCTCGCTCGCCGCCTCCTCCCTCTCCACTCCATCTCCGATCCCTTCCTCTACAACGCCCTAATCAAGGCCTCCTCCAATGGCCCCAACCCTCTCAACGCCCTCCTCGCCTTCTCCTTCCTGCTCTCCTACGGCGTCTCCCCTGATCCCTTCTCCTTCTCCCCTTCCCTCACCGCCGCCCGCACCTCCTCCCTCTCCGCCG AGTGTGGACTCTACATTGCTGCCCGGCAAGTGTTTGATAGAATGCCTGTGAGAGATACTGTTTCTTGGAACTCAATGTTGGATGCTTATGTTAGAGCAAAGAAGTTTAGTTCAGCTCTGGAGATTTTCTATGCTATGAATGATGATGAAAAGAACTTGATTTCATGGAACTCAATGATCGGTGGCTGCGCACGGTCTTTGAACGGAATCGGTATTGCTCGCCAGCTGTTTGACCAAATGCCGGCTCCCGATTCTGTTTCTTGGAATTTGATGATTGATGGGTATGTCAAACAAGGGATGATGGATGAAGCATTGGAGTTGTTTGATAAAATGCCGGAAAGGGATGTTATAGCTTGGGCTTGTATGATCAAGGGGTATATGGATGCCGGGAATGTTGAGCTTGGCCAGcgtttgtttgatgaaatgccggAGAGGGATGTGATTGCCTGGAATATCATGATCACTGGGTACGTGAAGAATGGTATGATCAATGAAGCATTGCTTATCTTCATGAAGATGCAGGTCGAAGGTAGGATAGTCCCCGATGACACGACTCTGGTCACTGCTCTTTCTGCCATTTCAGAGCTCGGTCGTACCA GATTGCAGGCTACATTTTTCAATCTCATCGTTTAA
- the LOC120272168 gene encoding uncharacterized protein LOC120272168, producing the protein MVLGRKECVYINIYIYIYVFGLLSSGSDQIAFNFHQTVTNQHQRNLETDGRSFWFPNPKHGGTGVESVLRGLPSSSFSFSFSFQEEIANAHNRVVGKEARDFVVKQIPSSSSSMPVTLHTNLGDIKCEIACDEVPKASETCTLFSQNFLALCASGLL; encoded by the exons ATGGTACTTGGGAGAAAAGAAtgtgtatatattaatatatatatatatatatatgtttttgggTTACTCTCATCTGGATCAGACCAGATTGCATTCAATTTCCATCAAACGGTGACAAATCAGCACCAAAGAAACCTGGAAACGGACGGCAGAAGCTTCTGGTTCCCAAATCCCAAACATGGGGGGACTGGAGTGGAGTCTGTATTGAGAGGCCTTCCCAGTTCTAGTTTCAGTTTCAGTTTCAGTTTCCAGGAAGAAATTGCCAACGCGCATAACCGTGTAGTTGGAAAGGAAGCTCGAGACTTTGTAGTTAAACaaatcccttcttcttcttcttctatg CCGGTCACCCTGCACACTAATCTCGGCGACATCAAGTGCGAGATTGCCTGCGATGAAGTCCCCAAGGCCTCTGAG ACTTGCACCCTTTTTTCCCAGAATTTCCTAGCATTATGTGCTAGTGGTTTACTCTGA